In Tenrec ecaudatus isolate mTenEca1 chromosome 4, mTenEca1.hap1, whole genome shotgun sequence, a single window of DNA contains:
- the ANKRD49 gene encoding ankyrin repeat domain-containing protein 49, which yields MEKDQVNNDEHPDPENSLDFSEQFNQLELLETHRHLIPTGTQSLWGSHSEEDEEQDEKTEEWYQLQEKKLENDPSALLLWAAEQNRLTTVQRLLSEKATRVNTRDEDEYTPLHRAAYSGHLDVVRELVAQGADVHAVTVDGWTPLHSACKWNNTRVASLLLQHDADINAQTKGRLTPLHLAAGNRDSKDTLELLLMNRYIKPSLRNSLDETAFDIARRTSTYHYLFEIVDACTNSQPQC from the exons ATGGAGAAAGACCAAGTAAATAATGATGAGCACCCTGACCCAGAGAATTCCCTGGACTTCTCTGAGCAGTTTAATCAACTGGAGTTGCTGGAAACGCACAGACACCTGATTCCTACCGGAACCCAAAGTCTCTGGGGCAGCCATTCTGAAGAGGACGAGGAGCAAGATGAAAAAACGGAAGAGTGGTATCAATTGCAAGAAAAAAAACTGGAGAACGATCCGAGTGcactgctgctttgggctgctgaACAAAATCGG CTAACTACAGTGCAGCGACTCCTTTCCGAAAAGGCCACACGGGTGAACACGCGGGACGAAGACGAGTATACCCCACTGCACCGAGCAGCGtacagcgggcacctggacgttGTCCGTGAGCTGGTCGCACAAGGGGCGGACGTGCACGCAGTGACTGTGGATGGCTGGACGCCGCTGCACAGTGCCTGTAAGTGGAATAACACCAGAGTGGCTTCTCTCTTGCTCCAGCACGACGCCGACATCAATGCGCAGACaaagggtcgcttgacccccTTACATCTTGCTGCAGGGAACAGAGACAGCAAAGACACTCTGGAGCTCCTCCTGATGAACCGTTACATCAAACCCAGTCTGAGAAACAGCTTGGATGAAACTGCATTTGATATCGCCAGGAGGACCAGTACCTACCACTACCTCTTTGAAATTGTGGATGCCTGCACAAATTCCCAGCCTCAGTGTTAA